In one window of Candidatus Sulfuricurvum sp. RIFRC-1 DNA:
- a CDS encoding rhodanese-like domain-containing protein: MNRLLRTLCVAASLSASTVLMAADGYKDNNILISAEEAAKLIGNPKVMFVSGDNEDIYKLGHIKGSVEMYAHHLHHSEIDGEMHCAPLYRCIDDAEKYIGGKGVSNDMTIIAYDDFKGPNATGVYSFFDSYGHKNVKVLNGGRAAMMAVDPAQKEYDALNKELKAATKAAKEAKEALTKEGADKAALDATIAKAQADSKLLKDKMAAVEKRLLVVKGDEVLTPKTYKIDPKKIKWNVIAGKEEVKHAMEDILKNGKKSKYVIIDSRGIAEVVGERKVDNVARGGHVPGATFIEWSQISDADKKLSFKSAAEIQKVYDNYGITPDKIIYAYCHVGAGRSSEHITALQLLGYKNVKVFTGSWDVWGNDMNLPIKR, translated from the coding sequence ATGAACAGATTGCTAAGAACACTATGTGTTGCGGCATCACTGTCGGCATCGACCGTACTAATGGCAGCCGATGGGTATAAGGATAATAATATTCTTATCTCTGCCGAAGAAGCGGCCAAGCTGATTGGTAATCCAAAAGTGATGTTCGTATCGGGTGATAACGAAGATATATATAAATTGGGCCATATTAAAGGGTCGGTTGAGATGTACGCTCACCATCTACACCATTCAGAGATTGATGGTGAGATGCACTGTGCACCCCTTTATCGCTGTATCGATGATGCCGAAAAGTACATTGGAGGCAAAGGGGTTAGTAATGATATGACCATTATTGCGTACGATGACTTCAAAGGTCCGAATGCAACGGGTGTGTATTCATTTTTTGACAGCTACGGTCATAAAAATGTAAAAGTACTAAACGGCGGGCGTGCGGCTATGATGGCAGTCGATCCGGCTCAAAAAGAGTACGATGCTCTCAATAAAGAGCTAAAAGCAGCGACTAAAGCAGCAAAAGAGGCTAAAGAAGCATTGACAAAAGAGGGTGCTGACAAAGCTGCTCTTGATGCAACAATTGCCAAAGCACAAGCGGACAGCAAACTGTTGAAAGATAAAATGGCTGCAGTTGAAAAACGTCTCCTTGTCGTCAAAGGGGATGAAGTCTTAACGCCAAAAACCTATAAAATTGATCCTAAGAAAATCAAATGGAACGTAATTGCGGGTAAAGAAGAAGTGAAACACGCAATGGAAGATATCCTTAAAAACGGTAAAAAATCCAAATACGTCATTATCGATTCTCGCGGTATCGCTGAAGTCGTCGGTGAGCGGAAAGTGGATAACGTTGCACGCGGCGGGCACGTTCCGGGTGCAACATTTATCGAGTGGAGTCAAATCTCTGATGCTGATAAAAAGCTCTCTTTCAAATCAGCGGCTGAGATTCAAAAAGTATACGATAACTATGGTATTACACCGGATAAAATAATTTACGCATACTGTCACGTAGGTGCGGGACGAAGTTCGGAACATATTACGGCACTTCAATTGTTGGGTTACAAAAACGTCAAAGTATTCACAGGAAGCTGGGATGTTTGGGGTAACGACATGAACCTTCCGATTAAACGATAA